A stretch of the Candidatus Scalindua japonica genome encodes the following:
- a CDS encoding carboxypeptidase regulatory-like domain-containing protein yields MRVFLNFFVVALLVAFFHTHNVSAQDALSAEDAKAAQAKLIEALKSLKKEIRTEVTVENGGSITGTVKCKRVRHPQDVVVYIEEVNGNDYPAPEEKGILDQLNLTFVPHVIAVQKGTKIDFPNSDSVRHNLYSPPDCCKQFNLGTYDVGVIKTVDFDQACSVPLLCNVHAEMSAFVLVLNNPYFSVTEKDGVFKIDNVPPGTYKVSAWHEKLRTITKDVTVEAGKAANIDFNLKKKK; encoded by the coding sequence ATGAGAGTTTTTTTGAATTTTTTTGTTGTAGCACTGCTTGTAGCATTCTTTCACACACATAATGTTTCTGCTCAGGATGCATTATCAGCAGAAGATGCTAAGGCAGCTCAGGCAAAGTTAATTGAAGCATTGAAGTCACTCAAGAAGGAAATCAGGACTGAAGTTACAGTAGAAAACGGTGGTTCTATTACAGGGACTGTAAAATGCAAAAGAGTAAGGCACCCTCAAGACGTTGTTGTCTATATTGAAGAGGTTAATGGCAACGACTATCCGGCACCTGAGGAGAAGGGTATTCTGGACCAGTTAAATCTGACATTTGTTCCTCATGTGATAGCTGTTCAGAAGGGAACAAAGATAGATTTTCCAAACAGTGATAGCGTAAGGCACAATCTTTATTCGCCACCGGATTGCTGTAAACAGTTTAATCTTGGTACTTATGATGTTGGTGTTATTAAAACAGTTGATTTTGATCAGGCTTGCTCCGTACCTCTTTTATGTAATGTACATGCAGAGATGTCGGCATTCGTTTTAGTACTGAATAATCCTTATTTTTCCGTTACCGAAAAAGATGGTGTTTTTAAGATAGATAATGTTCCACCGGGTACTTATAAGGTAAGTGCATGGCATGAGAAATTGAGAACTATTACTAAAGATGTCACTGTTGAAGCAGGGAAAGCAGCAAACATTGATTTTAATTTAAAGAAGAAAAAGTAA
- a CDS encoding ubiquinol-cytochrome c reductase iron-sulfur subunit, which produces MACQTTSDENIATDAEVVNRRRVLSLLGWGFIGVFLTVVVGSAIRFFFPRIIYEPPTKYKVGYPLEYTLGVSERFKKQFRVWIVREVDRIYVVQAKCTHLGCTPNWLSTEGKFKCPCHGSGFTPDGVNIEGPAPRPLERFKVALAEDGQIMVDESVRFRGERDEWQKPGAFLSV; this is translated from the coding sequence ATGGCTTGCCAGACTACATCGGACGAAAATATAGCTACAGATGCTGAGGTTGTAAATCGAAGAAGGGTTCTCTCTCTACTTGGTTGGGGGTTTATAGGTGTATTCCTGACTGTAGTAGTTGGTTCTGCTATCAGGTTCTTCTTCCCGCGTATTATTTACGAACCTCCTACAAAATATAAGGTGGGTTATCCACTTGAATACACTCTGGGAGTTAGTGAAAGGTTTAAAAAACAGTTCAGGGTATGGATAGTGAGAGAGGTTGACAGGATATACGTGGTTCAGGCTAAATGTACCCATCTGGGTTGTACTCCTAACTGGTTGTCAACAGAGGGGAAGTTCAAGTGTCCATGCCATGGAAGCGGTTTTACTCCAGATGGGGTCAATATTGAAGGGCCTGCACCAAGGCCTTTGGAAAGGTTTAAAGTCGCACTGGCTGAAGATGGGCAGATTATGGTTGACGAGAGTGTGAGGTTCAGGGGAGAACGGGATGAATGGCAGAAACCGGGCGCATTTCTTTCGGTTTAG
- a CDS encoding cytochrome b N-terminal domain-containing protein, translating into MNKKGIPGAIKHTIANSQIWRSFFRHSLEDTPKTRMQTIIGNVFLHLHPAKVKRHAPLFKFTWCMGGITFFTFLVLAITGVFLMFYYHPNVRDAYWDMKGLENHVPFGLLLRNLHRWGAHLMVITVWFHMFRVFMTGSYKPPREFNWVIGVVLLVFTLLLSFTGYLLPWDQLGFWAVTVGTNMARSTPALGHEGPFGELLGMTAYNDIRFALLGGSMVGGNALLRAYIWHCIGLPLIVSIFLIVHFWRIRKDGGISGKL; encoded by the coding sequence ATAAATAAAAAAGGTATTCCCGGGGCAATTAAACATACCATAGCAAACTCTCAGATTTGGCGTTCATTTTTTCGCCACAGTCTTGAGGACACACCAAAGACGAGGATGCAGACAATAATAGGTAATGTCTTTCTTCACCTGCATCCAGCCAAAGTGAAAAGGCATGCTCCGCTTTTTAAGTTTACCTGGTGTATGGGTGGCATAACATTCTTTACATTCCTTGTTTTAGCGATAACTGGTGTCTTTCTTATGTTTTACTATCATCCAAATGTTAGAGACGCATATTGGGATATGAAAGGATTAGAGAACCATGTGCCTTTTGGTCTTCTCCTGAGAAACCTTCACCGGTGGGGCGCTCATTTAATGGTAATAACGGTATGGTTTCATATGTTCAGGGTGTTTATGACAGGTTCCTATAAACCACCAAGAGAATTTAATTGGGTGATAGGTGTTGTCCTGCTGGTCTTTACATTACTATTGAGCTTTACCGGATATCTACTTCCCTGGGACCAACTGGGCTTTTGGGCAGTGACAGTTGGTACTAACATGGCCAGGTCAACACCTGCCCTGGGGCATGAGGGCCCTTTTGGTGAGTTGCTTGGCATGACTGCATATAACGATATAAGATTTGCGTTGTTAGGCGGTTCGATGGTTGGTGGTAATGCGCTTTTAAGGGCGTATATATGGCATTGTATTGGTTTGCCATTGATAGTCAGCATATTTTTAATAGTGCATTTCTGGAGAATCCGTAAGGACGGAGGAATTTCTGGTAAACTATAA
- a CDS encoding FAD-dependent oxidoreductase encodes MDYKVVQADESWFRENISCQYACPVNTPASSYIERIQEGEYDSALGLNYMANLFPHILGRVCTHPCESACRRGKIDEPVSICSLKRVAADFAEKEYPKNRLVAKTTGKRIAIIGAGPSGLAAGNDLSIMGHDVTIYEALPMAGGMLSVGIPPYRLPWNKIEGAVNWIKELGIELKLNSPISNSDEFEKLVDNYDAVYIAAGAHKSPELNILGEDLGGVLHGITYMKDINLGRQQKVPSKVAVVGGGFTAIDCARSSLRLGAKEVFIIYRRTLKEMPAGEFEVSMAEEEAIKILYLTTPVKISGNENAKVKAIECVKNKLGEPDASGRRRPEPVPGTEFTLSVDMVIAAIGQSPDTSFITEKSGVKFTKWGTIEVDADSFTTGRTGVFAGGDFMTGPRNAIEVIGDGRKAAKSIDKYLSGDKERTYDYFFKDQDPVRNDPGYESIPRQEQNSVQMDARWDIDKEVELGFSKEDASKEADRCLLCHYNIFIDEKCILCGGCIDVCPHNCIEMISRDKVDTEDLPEGSIPDDWDAVMAIDEEKCIRCGLCVKRCPVDAIKMKRFSYAEAVV; translated from the coding sequence GTGGATTACAAGGTCGTCCAGGCTGATGAAAGTTGGTTTAGAGAAAATATAAGTTGTCAATACGCTTGTCCAGTTAATACTCCCGCATCCAGTTATATTGAGAGGATCCAGGAGGGGGAGTATGATAGTGCATTGGGTCTGAACTATATGGCGAACCTGTTTCCTCATATCCTTGGCAGGGTATGTACACATCCGTGTGAGAGTGCCTGCCGTAGAGGTAAGATTGATGAACCGGTATCAATCTGTTCACTTAAGAGAGTAGCAGCGGATTTTGCGGAAAAAGAGTATCCAAAAAACCGTTTAGTCGCAAAAACGACAGGCAAGAGAATTGCAATAATAGGAGCAGGACCTTCCGGGCTCGCTGCCGGTAATGACTTATCCATTATGGGACATGATGTTACGATCTATGAGGCGCTTCCTATGGCTGGGGGTATGTTAAGTGTGGGTATTCCACCCTACAGGCTTCCATGGAATAAGATTGAGGGAGCCGTTAATTGGATAAAAGAGCTTGGTATAGAACTCAAACTGAACTCTCCCATCAGTAATTCTGATGAATTTGAAAAGTTAGTTGATAATTATGATGCTGTATATATAGCAGCAGGCGCTCACAAATCACCGGAGTTAAATATACTTGGGGAAGATTTAGGAGGGGTTCTGCATGGTATTACCTATATGAAAGATATTAATCTTGGCAGACAGCAGAAAGTGCCATCGAAGGTTGCCGTGGTAGGTGGGGGATTTACGGCAATTGATTGTGCGAGATCGTCCTTAAGATTAGGTGCAAAAGAGGTTTTTATTATATATAGAAGAACATTGAAAGAGATGCCTGCCGGTGAGTTTGAAGTAAGCATGGCAGAGGAAGAGGCAATAAAAATACTGTATTTGACTACACCAGTAAAGATATCAGGAAATGAAAATGCAAAAGTAAAAGCTATAGAGTGTGTAAAGAATAAACTGGGTGAACCTGATGCTAGTGGTAGAAGAAGGCCGGAACCTGTTCCCGGTACTGAGTTTACATTGTCTGTAGATATGGTAATTGCTGCGATTGGACAGTCACCGGATACAAGTTTTATAACCGAGAAATCAGGAGTTAAATTTACAAAATGGGGCACCATTGAGGTTGATGCCGATAGTTTTACAACAGGTAGGACGGGTGTCTTCGCTGGTGGAGACTTTATGACCGGCCCAAGGAATGCTATCGAAGTGATAGGTGACGGTAGAAAGGCTGCCAAATCAATAGATAAATATCTGAGTGGAGATAAAGAGAGAACGTATGATTATTTCTTTAAGGATCAAGATCCGGTGAGGAACGATCCTGGTTATGAGTCAATACCGCGCCAGGAACAGAATTCTGTACAGATGGATGCAAGGTGGGATATTGACAAAGAGGTTGAACTTGGCTTTTCAAAGGAGGATGCGTCTAAAGAAGCAGACAGATGTCTGCTTTGCCACTATAATATATTTATAGATGAAAAATGTATACTGTGCGGAGGATGTATAGATGTTTGTCCTCACAATTGTATCGAAATGATTTCACGAGACAAGGTGGATACTGAGGATCTGCCGGAAGGATCAATACCGGATGACTGGGATGCTGTTATGGCGATAGATGAGGAGAAGTGTATAAGATGTGGTCTCTGTGTAAAGAGATGTCCGGTAGACGCGATAAAGATGAAGAGATTTTCTTATGCAGAAGCTGTAGTGTAA
- a CDS encoding cytochrome C: protein MPEKKDTEQRRYRALAFVKGESLAKEKDSRVSEDELPTWPYLVRKEFLAAIIVTIILLVWSIALNAPLEDPSDPSVTPNPAKAPWYFLGLQEMLVYFDPWIAGVIFPSLIVMGLMAMPYVDINPKGNGYYTFKERWFAILTFCFGFHILWILLIIVGVFMRGPGWLWFWPWQEWDAHRIVADTNYDLTQFIGIDSKSLLGSLIGGGVISIYFFVGMVIPFLFLKVTGSRTLEKLGIIRYSLVAFLFLSMMGLPIKIFLKLVFHLKYIWVTPWFNI, encoded by the coding sequence GTGCCGGAGAAGAAAGATACTGAACAAAGAAGATATCGCGCACTGGCCTTTGTCAAAGGAGAATCACTGGCAAAGGAGAAGGATTCACGTGTTTCTGAAGATGAACTGCCAACCTGGCCGTATCTTGTGAGGAAGGAGTTTCTTGCCGCCATAATCGTAACGATAATCTTACTGGTCTGGTCCATCGCGCTTAATGCACCATTAGAGGACCCTTCAGACCCGAGCGTAACTCCTAATCCCGCAAAGGCGCCATGGTATTTCCTGGGGTTACAGGAAATGCTTGTATATTTTGATCCGTGGATAGCAGGGGTAATTTTCCCTTCATTAATCGTTATGGGATTAATGGCAATGCCTTATGTTGATATAAACCCCAAAGGTAATGGATATTATACTTTTAAGGAGAGATGGTTTGCTATACTGACGTTTTGTTTTGGTTTCCACATTCTCTGGATTCTATTGATAATCGTAGGAGTATTTATGCGTGGGCCTGGCTGGTTGTGGTTCTGGCCGTGGCAGGAGTGGGATGCTCATAGAATAGTAGCTGACACAAATTATGATCTGACTCAGTTTATAGGCATTGATTCAAAATCCCTGCTGGGTTCTCTAATCGGTGGAGGTGTTATAAGTATCTACTTTTTCGTGGGAATGGTAATACCATTTCTTTTTCTGAAAGTAACAGGGAGTCGGACACTTGAAAAATTAGGAATAATAAGATACTCGCTGGTAGCATTTTTGTTCTTGTCGATGATGGGACTGCCTATTAAAATATTTTTAAAGTTAGTATTTCACCTGAAATATATATGGGTTACACCATGGTTTAATATATAA
- a CDS encoding carboxypeptidase-like regulatory domain-containing protein translates to MTYKFICISLIVLLTICTKLYADTLRVEDFNEEINVKILEMNEEYVKAIVPEKVIGSISIKSEPDQKYSDTVFIKANGKKRMIICKIKKITKKPGSVTIQIPREKVVAIQIEFPGSEQDSESDWGDILSTREKGREHVPVDAERLKEKIKEELMSELKKKHNRKDAEIEEKIKDELTVEFERKQQIKEDMFEAENYGKVSGRMLNKGKPLPGCQVKITLLEKWGLFGKPREGKWFEAITDEKGHYFFEKVPPGGYKLYWKPPGESSWIRSIKMEPDFFVEIGETSSVFDRETNIRTIN, encoded by the coding sequence ATGACGTATAAATTCATTTGTATTTCCTTAATAGTACTATTAACCATATGTACAAAATTATACGCTGATACATTGCGTGTAGAAGATTTTAATGAAGAAATTAATGTAAAGATACTTGAAATGAACGAGGAGTATGTTAAAGCTATTGTTCCCGAAAAAGTGATTGGTTCGATTAGTATCAAATCAGAACCCGATCAAAAATATTCGGATACAGTTTTCATAAAAGCCAACGGTAAAAAAAGAATGATAATTTGTAAAATTAAGAAAATAACGAAGAAACCCGGAAGTGTAACGATACAAATTCCCAGAGAGAAAGTTGTGGCAATACAGATAGAATTTCCGGGAAGTGAGCAGGATAGCGAAAGCGACTGGGGAGACATCTTAAGTACACGTGAAAAAGGGAGAGAACACGTACCCGTAGATGCTGAAAGGTTGAAAGAAAAGATAAAAGAGGAGCTAATGTCTGAATTGAAAAAAAAACATAATAGAAAGGACGCAGAAATTGAAGAGAAAATAAAAGATGAGTTAACGGTTGAGTTTGAAAGAAAACAACAGATAAAAGAGGATATGTTTGAAGCAGAAAATTATGGCAAGGTATCAGGTCGCATGCTGAACAAAGGCAAGCCATTACCTGGCTGTCAGGTAAAAATAACATTGCTGGAAAAATGGGGATTATTTGGCAAGCCACGCGAGGGTAAATGGTTTGAGGCAATTACAGATGAGAAAGGACATTACTTTTTTGAAAAAGTGCCTCCTGGAGGCTACAAACTATACTGGAAACCACCAGGTGAATCGTCCTGGATCAGAAGTATAAAGATGGAACCGGATTTTTTTGTTGAGATAGGAGAAACAAGCAGTGTTTTTGACAGGGAGACAAATATACGAACTATAAATTGA
- a CDS encoding c-type cytochrome, which produces MKKEEEKSYSFLFILASLILLGSFIWVILDEVYEGRPWKQLQMNYFSLLMDRINDEIKEETEKFNSPEVQTKFQAVKDKLEKANENFKQSGDQEEYFKLKAEIQNISQKQLTPLQHQLTDLRNRVLEEEYLYTKYQSEGLREKRDKLKGDTSELVSKIHKVKNILAGKQKSLMSLTTEIEKYEKELTSYTSPLNKLQDKLKTSEKKRPSIQVSQLNIEELGRVDRCISCHVNIEGPENVVNEQPFKIHPGNYIFLKNHPARRFGCTICHEGQGRATTSMEEGHGNVKYWPNPMHKGRLVQSSCIMCHKNVKGLPGASLIEAGLRLFSEERGCTGCHDVEGITTIKIGPPLTFVGEKASYKWIMTWLKDPQGYYEKARMPNFKLSDKEVENIADFLVSLSRNKKDLKVTANPDVEEEVYQRGRSLYNRSRCVICHPTEGKGGAVKYVYAADHAKIANKLSSDWLSKWITNPKAYYQGTKMPHFRFSDNEVEDLVAFMSAEFIDWDAFEVEEESKGDKVVSIEEIDPASVETGRTLVKKYGCFGCHEIKGFEKENKIGADLTLFGSKTVEFLDFGIVQDMERSWTNWTVAKLKDPRQFREGIKMPEYSLTDQDLEALVCLLASFKENSIPIEYSAKSTSEEYKPQGKFGTLVRNLNCLVCHRIKGNGGDFAPELTYEGSRVTREWLVDFLKSPDIVRPLLKQMPKFNLTDQEVEVIADYIKIALVDDKIAAKSDMSMPSLVQEVEKGKEIYYEKGCQACHQIGLEGGAVGPNLSVVGDRLTPDYLYMHLKDPQRWGSSKVAPDYGLEDKEVFLLTRFLLNLRTKKVGFLR; this is translated from the coding sequence ATGAAGAAAGAAGAAGAAAAATCTTATTCGTTTCTATTCATCCTTGCAAGTCTCATACTACTGGGGTCATTTATCTGGGTAATCCTGGACGAAGTATATGAAGGAAGACCCTGGAAACAGCTGCAAATGAACTATTTTTCTCTTTTAATGGACAGAATTAACGACGAGATTAAAGAAGAAACGGAAAAATTTAACAGCCCCGAAGTCCAGACAAAATTTCAGGCAGTAAAAGATAAACTCGAAAAGGCAAATGAAAATTTCAAGCAATCCGGTGATCAGGAAGAATACTTTAAATTAAAGGCGGAGATCCAGAATATTTCACAAAAACAACTTACTCCCCTCCAACATCAGTTAACTGACTTACGAAACAGAGTACTCGAAGAGGAATACCTCTATACAAAATATCAGAGTGAAGGTTTAAGGGAAAAACGTGATAAACTGAAAGGTGATACCAGTGAGTTGGTATCAAAGATACATAAAGTAAAAAACATACTTGCGGGAAAACAAAAAAGCCTGATGTCATTAACTACAGAGATTGAAAAATACGAAAAGGAATTGACATCGTACACATCACCACTAAATAAACTTCAGGATAAACTTAAGACTTCGGAAAAAAAACGTCCGAGCATACAAGTTTCTCAGTTAAATATTGAAGAGCTTGGCAGGGTTGACCGTTGTATTTCCTGTCATGTTAATATTGAAGGACCTGAGAACGTTGTCAATGAACAACCCTTTAAAATACACCCTGGAAACTATATCTTTCTTAAGAACCATCCTGCCAGGCGTTTTGGCTGTACCATATGCCACGAAGGTCAGGGGAGAGCAACGACTTCCATGGAAGAGGGGCACGGCAATGTAAAATATTGGCCAAACCCTATGCACAAAGGAAGACTTGTTCAGTCCAGCTGTATTATGTGTCATAAAAATGTTAAGGGACTGCCCGGAGCATCATTGATCGAAGCGGGGTTGAGGCTGTTTTCAGAAGAAAGGGGTTGTACCGGCTGTCACGACGTAGAGGGTATTACAACGATAAAGATCGGTCCGCCACTTACGTTTGTAGGAGAGAAGGCAAGCTATAAATGGATAATGACGTGGTTGAAAGATCCACAGGGATATTATGAAAAGGCAAGGATGCCGAATTTTAAACTTTCAGATAAGGAAGTTGAAAACATTGCCGACTTTCTGGTGAGTTTGAGCCGGAATAAAAAGGATTTAAAGGTTACCGCTAATCCTGATGTAGAGGAAGAAGTATATCAAAGAGGCAGATCTCTTTATAACAGGTCAAGGTGTGTCATCTGTCATCCGACAGAAGGTAAGGGTGGCGCGGTAAAGTATGTATATGCGGCAGACCATGCAAAGATAGCAAATAAACTCAGTAGTGATTGGCTTTCAAAGTGGATAACAAACCCCAAAGCATACTACCAAGGAACAAAAATGCCGCATTTCAGGTTTTCTGACAATGAAGTAGAAGATCTGGTAGCCTTTATGAGTGCGGAATTTATTGACTGGGATGCTTTTGAGGTAGAGGAAGAAAGTAAAGGTGACAAAGTTGTGTCAATAGAGGAGATTGATCCTGCCTCTGTTGAAACAGGCAGGACGTTGGTAAAGAAATATGGCTGTTTTGGTTGTCATGAAATAAAAGGATTTGAAAAGGAGAATAAAATAGGTGCGGACCTTACACTTTTTGGTTCCAAGACAGTGGAGTTCCTTGATTTTGGAATCGTTCAAGATATGGAGAGAAGCTGGACAAACTGGACAGTGGCAAAGCTGAAAGACCCCAGACAATTTAGAGAGGGTATAAAAATGCCTGAATATAGCCTTACTGACCAGGATTTAGAGGCGTTAGTATGTTTGCTTGCAAGTTTTAAAGAAAACTCAATACCGATAGAATATTCTGCTAAGTCAACATCGGAAGAATATAAGCCGCAGGGGAAATTCGGGACTCTTGTCAGGAACCTGAATTGTCTGGTCTGTCACAGGATAAAGGGTAATGGGGGCGATTTCGCACCAGAGCTCACTTATGAAGGCAGCAGAGTAACGAGGGAGTGGCTTGTAGACTTCCTGAAGTCACCCGATATAGTAAGGCCTCTTTTGAAACAAATGCCGAAATTTAATCTTACGGATCAGGAAGTTGAGGTTATAGCAGACTATATAAAAATAGCTCTTGTCGATGATAAGATAGCTGCCAAATCTGATATGAGTATGCCGTCTCTAGTTCAGGAAGTGGAAAAAGGCAAAGAGATATATTATGAGAAAGGTTGCCAGGCATGTCACCAGATCGGCCTTGAAGGCGGGGCCGTTGGCCCTAATCTAAGCGTAGTTGGAGACAGACTAACTCCGGATTACCTATATATGCATTTAAAGGACCCACAGAGATGGGGATCGTCAAAAGTAGCTCCAGACTATGGTCTGGAGGATAAAGAAGTTTTCCTTCTTACCAGATTCTTATTAAATCTCAGGACAAAGAAGGTGGGATTTTTAAGGTAG
- a CDS encoding 4Fe-4S binding protein, translated as MPYEITNKCTGCTACAKQCPMRAISGKVKENHHIIASLCIECGVCGMACASSAVKDPSGNVCKKVSLRERPKPVVDQEFCSGCEACVTICPFNCLEINSAIMPFEINGSAALMNPADCVSCGECERICIKNAIVLEEAQKKIVSGDSILIT; from the coding sequence ATGCCATATGAAATCACTAACAAATGTACCGGTTGTACTGCTTGCGCGAAGCAGTGTCCGATGCGAGCTATTTCCGGCAAGGTGAAAGAGAACCATCATATTATAGCATCACTTTGTATAGAGTGTGGTGTGTGTGGTATGGCCTGTGCGTCATCTGCCGTAAAAGATCCTTCCGGTAATGTTTGTAAGAAAGTAAGTTTAAGAGAGAGGCCAAAGCCGGTTGTCGATCAGGAATTTTGCAGCGGATGCGAGGCTTGCGTTACAATCTGTCCGTTTAATTGTCTGGAGATTAATAGCGCCATAATGCCTTTCGAAATTAATGGTAGTGCTGCATTGATGAACCCTGCGGATTGCGTTAGTTGTGGAGAGTGTGAAAGGATTTGTATTAAAAATGCTATAGTTTTAGAAGAAGCACAGAAGAAAATTGTCTCAGGCGATTCTATATTAATTACATAA